The Plasmodium gaboni strain SY75 chromosome 9, whole genome shotgun sequence DNA segment AATTGTTTTCTCCTCCTGatctataaaaaaaaaaaaaaaaaatgaacatatTCACATGGCATTATATATACTCcttaataaatatattttttaaaaaatgtaatttccataatatatattttatagaAGACTTACTTCTATTACTGGATCctttttatacattttgTCATTTATTTGCTacaaaaatgaataaataaatatacatatatatatatatatatatatatgtatataccaacgaaagatataaatgtaaaaaatatatatattaacatacctctataatttttatcaaGTGGTCATCATCaattttgttatatatcAAACCCATTTGACTATTCTAaaattatagaaaaaaataaatatatattttataagaaatattaagtcttattaatatattaataaaaaacaatatgcttataattattttattaaatccttataatattcttttaaacacaaaaaaaaatatatatatatatatgtttactcttataataatatcttCTATTCTTCTAGCCTGTTCTTCTTTAACTATTCCAATTCTAGACActttcaaaaaaaaaaaaaaaaaaaaaaaaattatatattgacataaatatatacaacCCTTTcattgttatattatttttctttttttttaattttttatacatcTTGCATGAGCTTCAGGTGTCAATAAGGATTTTAATATCAAACGCCTTTTCTCTAATAATTCTctatatattcaaaataaaataaacaaataattatatatatatatatatatatatatatatatatatatatatgtgagaaaaaaaagaaataatatttatcatatttatataaattctttttatagACATACTCTTGTTTTTGTTTAAGTTCCAATTCCTTTTTTGTCTTCTGTAAAATAAGGAAAATAAAGAgtaaatttaatattattagaaat contains these protein-coding regions:
- a CDS encoding apoptosis-related protein, with amino-acid sequence MNIEKAEAKSKMIEMSKQNIENKTKKELELKQKQEELLEKRRLILKSLLTPEAHARLSRIGIVKEEQARRIEDIIIRNSQMGLIYNKIDDDHLIKIIEQINDKMYKKDPVIEIRRRKQFDDDDDFNEEDYM